A genomic window from Candidatus Obscuribacter sp. includes:
- a CDS encoding DUF4388 domain-containing protein, which produces MFSSRQSKNPHNTPAPRGFRLPKVSVLPSYQDIQFLHQEAAKAPGRLVEQPFSVTEGSQEYLLTVKFEQEIGLPVWVLSQITAQGPQVIFHHAESDVSLVANIVMSGCGCDPLGDSLAADSFMGSESMSNLLPVSGNTSVEAPVVTYNENQVIFDSPRPGLKATLEGDLTKMQAPNLLQSITMSKMTGRLDVKDKAETAKVYFVDGTPMHAELKDVGGDDAVIELITWITGEFRFWPDETSPHKTVKRRLDAMLMEGVTLLDQSKYLESANLKMESVLVKRQAVASEQEFAGMLQKGAPIAMKPQFEFFELIDGRSTLFDILRKMPMKKADYVPILFNLISCGLVQVTDQASRSGNLRSMGIDEGTLSSVTKHLIRQETGILTYPAFLYFLEQEYLRYEYFNFPFSLVVFSLGHRRQGQGGPVEALQMLAVKRAMQRISLVKRPIDLLGHYETFDFALILPNSNAKAAAALANRVVDVLKEAPLAADMDPRGLVFAFGVAGVPEDGQELDKLLNSARSARDMSKQTQRVVLAREVMSG; this is translated from the coding sequence ATGTTCTCATCCAGACAATCAAAGAATCCACACAACACGCCAGCACCGCGTGGCTTTCGTTTGCCTAAGGTCTCGGTCTTACCGTCCTATCAAGACATTCAGTTTTTGCACCAAGAAGCAGCAAAAGCACCTGGTCGTCTGGTAGAGCAACCCTTTAGCGTCACTGAAGGTTCACAGGAATACCTGCTCACTGTCAAGTTTGAGCAAGAAATCGGGCTGCCTGTCTGGGTTTTGTCACAAATCACAGCGCAGGGTCCGCAGGTGATTTTTCACCATGCCGAGAGCGATGTCAGCCTTGTAGCTAACATCGTCATGAGTGGTTGCGGTTGCGACCCACTGGGCGACAGCCTGGCAGCTGATAGTTTTATGGGCTCCGAGTCCATGTCCAATTTACTACCCGTCAGTGGCAACACTAGTGTCGAAGCACCAGTAGTTACCTACAACGAAAATCAGGTCATATTTGATTCGCCTCGCCCGGGACTAAAAGCCACTCTGGAAGGTGATTTGACCAAGATGCAAGCGCCCAACCTTTTGCAATCAATCACCATGTCTAAAATGACTGGTCGACTGGATGTCAAAGACAAAGCAGAAACTGCCAAAGTTTATTTTGTGGACGGCACGCCCATGCACGCCGAACTCAAAGACGTGGGCGGCGACGACGCTGTTATCGAACTTATCACCTGGATCACTGGCGAATTCCGCTTCTGGCCCGACGAAACCAGCCCCCACAAAACAGTAAAACGCAGACTTGACGCCATGCTCATGGAAGGCGTCACACTTTTGGACCAATCCAAATACCTCGAATCTGCCAACCTCAAAATGGAATCAGTCCTGGTCAAACGACAGGCTGTTGCTTCTGAACAAGAATTTGCAGGCATGCTACAAAAAGGCGCGCCTATCGCCATGAAGCCTCAGTTTGAATTCTTTGAGCTGATTGACGGACGCAGTACTCTTTTTGACATACTGCGCAAAATGCCAATGAAGAAGGCAGATTATGTCCCTATCCTCTTCAACTTAATCAGTTGCGGTCTTGTCCAGGTCACGGACCAGGCATCGCGCTCGGGCAACCTGCGCAGTATGGGTATTGATGAAGGCACACTTTCCAGTGTGACCAAACATCTAATCAGACAAGAGACAGGCATTCTCACTTATCCAGCTTTTTTGTATTTTTTAGAGCAAGAGTATTTGCGCTACGAATATTTCAACTTCCCCTTCTCACTGGTGGTCTTTAGTCTCGGTCATCGCCGTCAGGGTCAGGGTGGTCCGGTCGAAGCTCTACAAATGCTGGCAGTCAAACGGGCCATGCAACGCATCAGCCTTGTTAAACGCCCCATCGATCTACTTGGTCACTATGAAACTTTTGACTTTGCTCTCATCCTGCCCAACTCCAACGCCAAAGCCGCTGCGGCTCTTGCCAATCGCGTCGTTGACGTGCTCAAAGAAGCACCACTGGCAGCAGATATGGACCCACGGGGTCTGGTATTTGCCTTTGGCGTAGCCGGTGTACCTGAGGACGGTCAGGAACTGGACAAATTGCTGAACTCGGCCAGGTCCGCTCGCGACATGTCGAAACAAACTCAGCGAGTAGTCCTAGCTAGAGAAGTAATGAGCGGATAA
- a CDS encoding flippase-like domain-containing protein, producing MTASEISPEPPKAGKSNLVKQLIGAAIAILLLYLAFKNVDGQKLWQYSKEVSPVPVLMVVVISIISHLLRAYRWTFLLKPLAQRRIGLFNAFYAVILGYAVNVAIPRGGEVARLLSICKEEKLPWAGVLPTMLIDRMLDVALLVFLLGSCLLVLPKDLLGSMPALIPSGIALLIATIIGLILLPQAGTILKKIIGWSFVQSKVPKHLTGRLDEIAGQFDTGTQALKNPVIYPLIALLSFLIWFCYGLNFYFMIQAFHLSAAVDAVKCLIVFTIGSASMLVPTPGGVGSFHVLITQTLMAVAPSIPYEQALAFATYLHILSLVLISCVTALVLFIYKKAFKK from the coding sequence ATGACGGCATCAGAAATCAGCCCAGAACCACCAAAAGCGGGCAAAAGCAACCTTGTCAAACAGTTAATTGGTGCTGCAATTGCAATTTTGTTGCTATATCTCGCCTTTAAAAATGTTGACGGACAAAAACTCTGGCAATACTCAAAAGAAGTCAGTCCTGTCCCTGTTTTAATGGTCGTTGTAATCAGCATTATAAGCCACTTACTGCGAGCATACCGCTGGACATTTTTGCTCAAACCACTGGCGCAGCGCCGAATTGGACTGTTCAATGCCTTCTACGCTGTCATTTTAGGCTACGCGGTAAACGTGGCCATTCCCAGGGGTGGCGAGGTGGCCAGACTTCTATCTATATGTAAGGAAGAAAAACTTCCCTGGGCTGGAGTCTTGCCAACCATGCTTATCGACCGCATGCTGGACGTGGCTTTACTGGTTTTCTTACTGGGTTCATGCTTATTGGTCTTGCCCAAAGACTTACTTGGCAGCATGCCTGCCCTGATTCCCAGCGGCATCGCCCTTTTGATTGCAACTATTATCGGTCTGATACTTTTGCCACAGGCAGGCACTATCCTCAAAAAAATAATTGGCTGGAGCTTTGTCCAAAGCAAAGTCCCCAAACACTTGACTGGCAGACTGGACGAAATCGCCGGACAATTTGATACCGGTACACAAGCTTTAAAAAATCCCGTGATTTATCCGCTCATAGCCCTGCTCTCCTTTTTAATCTGGTTTTGCTACGGTCTAAACTTCTATTTCATGATTCAGGCCTTTCATTTATCAGCCGCTGTGGATGCAGTGAAATGTTTGATTGTCTTTACGATAGGCTCCGCCTCAATGCTCGTCCCCACTCCCGGTGGGGTAGGCAGCTTCCATGTTTTGATTACTCAAACACTGATGGCTGTAGCTCCTTCCATCCCCTATGAGCAGGCACTGGCCTTTGCCACTTATCTGCATATACTTTCTTTAGTACTGATTAGCTGCGTCACCGCCCTGGTTTTGTTTATCTACAAAAAGGCATTCAAAAAATGA
- the cax gene encoding calcium/proton exchanger: MKFSFEHILNVLLIFIPIPIIGGILGWPPVLIFFTACIGIVPLAGLMGKSTEYLADRIGSSWGALLNATFGNACELIIALAALRAGLIDVVEASITGSIIGNILLVLGMSMLAGGLKFQTQYFNRTAATTSATLLALAAISLTVPAVFHLSNVHGGSAADHTNDYNLALCIAVIQIFTYILSLVFSLKTHKQLYMSGDVEKDEALGTEGWGVKKSCVVLLIATVMVAVLSEYLVKAVESSAETLGLSHIFIGVILVAIVGNAAEHSTAILMAMKNKMDLSINIALGSGSQIALFVAPVIVFVGYFTGHPMDLCFSEVEILSIVVSVIILSFVATDGECNWLEGVQLLAVYGILGAAFFFSKH; encoded by the coding sequence ATGAAATTTTCATTTGAGCATATTCTCAATGTCTTGCTGATTTTTATACCTATCCCCATTATTGGCGGTATCTTGGGTTGGCCCCCAGTTTTGATATTCTTCACTGCCTGTATTGGCATTGTCCCGCTGGCAGGCTTGATGGGCAAGTCCACCGAGTATCTGGCTGACCGCATCGGCTCGAGCTGGGGCGCGCTATTAAACGCTACTTTTGGTAATGCTTGCGAACTGATTATTGCTCTTGCTGCTTTGCGGGCCGGTTTGATTGATGTGGTTGAGGCCAGCATTACTGGTTCCATTATCGGCAACATTTTGCTCGTGCTGGGCATGAGCATGCTTGCTGGCGGACTCAAGTTTCAGACTCAATACTTCAATCGCACAGCGGCCACCACTTCCGCCACTTTGCTTGCTCTGGCTGCCATCAGTTTGACTGTGCCAGCCGTCTTTCACCTATCAAACGTGCATGGCGGCAGCGCTGCCGATCATACTAACGACTACAACCTGGCTCTTTGCATTGCTGTTATTCAAATATTCACCTATATATTGAGTCTTGTTTTTAGTCTTAAGACTCACAAACAACTATATATGTCTGGTGACGTCGAAAAAGACGAAGCACTTGGTACCGAAGGCTGGGGCGTCAAAAAGTCTTGTGTTGTCCTTTTAATTGCAACCGTTATGGTGGCGGTACTTTCAGAGTATCTGGTAAAAGCGGTGGAGTCGTCAGCCGAAACTCTGGGGCTGAGTCACATCTTTATTGGTGTAATTCTTGTGGCCATAGTCGGTAACGCTGCTGAGCACAGCACAGCAATACTTATGGCGATGAAAAACAAGATGGACCTGTCCATCAATATTGCCCTGGGTTCGGGCAGTCAGATTGCTCTTTTTGTCGCTCCGGTGATTGTATTTGTTGGTTATTTCACCGGGCACCCCATGGACCTTTGTTTTTCGGAAGTAGAAATCCTATCTATTGTTGTTTCTGTAATCATTCTCTCCTTTGTCGCCACCGATGGCGAATGTAACTGGCTGGAAGGTGTGCAGCTATTGGCTGTATACGGTATTCTGGGAGCAGCGTTTTTCTTTAGTAAGCACTGA
- a CDS encoding GGDEF domain-containing response regulator, whose translation MEARKTKVLLIEDGKEGAVALQDVLSAMGEEFTMEVTDHLAGGLKVLSQGGFDVVLLDVSKSQDNGEKGLDQFLKLQENYASVPVVMLGSSNQGKFAKRAVEQGIKDFLVKDELDGRVLLQSIRYATTLKRLSDEIKELKLKLVDTEQRLDVIANIDASTQALSRAGLERALEAEYVRAQRGGWNLVAMLLDCDDFDRINRQFGHAVGDVVLRQITERIRETVRPTDHVARMGGDEFLLILPDTRIAEGMLVAEKIRLAVGESPLRLASETVRVTASLGVLALPYEFCSIEEVLSLARLAVRESKMLGKNRVSSGEKSSAPAISISPDKAALEELTEKLRKGDCFRAVSMPIFHLSDEKVVGYEILSRGPAGAFEMPDDLFRVSVEHNLLTLVDLRCLKTCLAACPDPKFDQTATFHVNLFPSTIMDTPIERLMTLFPANRTEGKYCIEISEQQFIGDPAYLREHVQAIKNKGILVAIDDVGFGRSSLESLIILEPDIVKIDRKYVSGISADPAKARLLKRLVKVVNSIGADLVAEGIEMREELDLLVEMNVPFGQGWYWGKPA comes from the coding sequence ATGGAAGCCAGGAAAACAAAAGTACTTTTAATCGAGGACGGTAAAGAGGGCGCAGTCGCTCTCCAAGATGTCCTGAGTGCCATGGGCGAAGAGTTCACCATGGAAGTGACTGACCATCTGGCAGGGGGTCTTAAGGTCCTCTCGCAGGGCGGGTTCGATGTTGTCTTGCTGGATGTCTCCAAGAGTCAGGACAATGGCGAAAAGGGTCTCGACCAGTTTCTCAAGCTACAAGAAAATTATGCCAGCGTGCCAGTGGTGATGCTGGGCTCAAGTAATCAGGGTAAGTTTGCCAAGCGGGCAGTTGAGCAAGGCATCAAAGATTTTTTGGTTAAAGATGAGCTTGATGGCCGGGTGCTCTTGCAATCTATCCGCTATGCCACCACTCTCAAGCGTCTTTCTGACGAGATCAAAGAGTTAAAACTTAAGCTGGTCGACACTGAGCAAAGGCTCGATGTCATCGCCAATATAGATGCCAGTACCCAGGCACTCAGCCGGGCTGGTCTGGAGCGTGCTCTCGAAGCCGAGTATGTCCGCGCTCAAAGAGGCGGTTGGAATCTCGTGGCGATGCTACTTGATTGTGACGACTTTGACCGTATTAACAGACAATTTGGACACGCTGTTGGTGACGTGGTCCTGCGCCAGATTACTGAGCGTATCCGCGAGACTGTCCGACCGACAGACCACGTTGCCCGTATGGGTGGCGACGAGTTTCTTTTGATTTTGCCTGATACGCGTATTGCCGAAGGCATGCTGGTTGCCGAAAAAATCAGATTGGCTGTAGGCGAAAGCCCTCTGCGTCTCGCCTCTGAGACTGTGAGAGTGACTGCCAGTCTTGGTGTCCTGGCTCTGCCTTATGAGTTTTGCTCCATCGAAGAAGTGCTGTCACTGGCTCGCCTGGCTGTGCGCGAATCCAAAATGCTCGGCAAAAACCGTGTTTCCAGTGGTGAGAAGAGTTCTGCACCAGCTATTTCAATCAGTCCAGATAAAGCTGCTTTAGAAGAACTGACTGAAAAACTACGCAAAGGCGACTGTTTCCGCGCTGTTTCTATGCCAATTTTTCACCTCTCAGACGAGAAGGTTGTTGGTTACGAAATACTCAGTCGCGGTCCAGCTGGCGCCTTTGAAATGCCAGACGATCTCTTTAGAGTATCGGTTGAGCATAATTTGCTTACACTCGTTGACCTGCGCTGTCTCAAGACCTGTCTTGCGGCCTGCCCCGATCCCAAATTTGATCAGACTGCTACCTTCCACGTCAATTTGTTTCCATCAACCATTATGGATACACCAATTGAACGCTTGATGACGCTATTCCCAGCCAATCGGACTGAGGGCAAATATTGCATCGAAATAAGCGAGCAGCAGTTTATCGGTGATCCTGCCTACTTGCGCGAGCATGTGCAGGCTATTAAAAACAAAGGCATATTGGTCGCTATCGATGACGTCGGCTTTGGGCGCAGCTCTCTGGAGAGCTTGATTATTCTTGAGCCAGATATTGTCAAAATTGACCGCAAGTATGTTTCGGGCATATCAGCTGATCCAGCCAAGGCCCGTTTGCTTAAGAGACTGGTCAAAGTAGTCAACTCAATCGGTGCGGATCTGGTTGCTGAAGGCATCGAGATGCGTGAAGAGTTAGATTTGCTGGTCGAAATGAACGTACCATTCGGTCAGGGCTGGTACTGGGGCAAACCTGCCTAG
- a CDS encoding class I SAM-dependent methyltransferase → MKSEKANLTPVEFNALSTCQFVTANCPKKASILDVGVGNGQIALNLTKQGMSVTAVDLDAKAIAHAREAGITALEQDFKTLRREDIEKALPAASGGKSAKPAKFEGFDVILFSRVLHHLEPLRATVDATLELLKPNGIILVEDFCYERVEKRTCAWLFPLAQMLLQNSPNKEPHFRWLAQRRIAESASIEEFVNESLKLWQQHHEEKHHIAPFEHVKSVLSDHFEFVEEIRVPYLFRYFAEFLPDTASGGEKLSDLAHWEAALAETGAIAPVGVRMIAKRLKK, encoded by the coding sequence ATGAAGTCAGAAAAAGCCAATCTCACGCCAGTCGAATTTAACGCCTTGAGTACCTGTCAGTTTGTCACAGCCAATTGCCCCAAAAAGGCATCAATACTCGATGTCGGCGTGGGCAATGGTCAAATCGCTCTCAATTTGACTAAGCAAGGCATGAGCGTGACAGCTGTTGACCTGGATGCTAAAGCTATCGCCCATGCCAGAGAAGCAGGCATCACCGCTTTAGAGCAGGACTTTAAGACTCTGCGTCGCGAAGACATAGAAAAAGCGCTGCCTGCCGCAAGTGGGGGCAAATCCGCCAAGCCAGCTAAGTTTGAAGGCTTTGACGTAATCTTGTTTAGCCGTGTGCTGCACCATCTAGAACCTTTGCGCGCCACTGTCGATGCCACCCTTGAACTGCTTAAGCCAAACGGAATTATCCTGGTTGAGGACTTTTGCTACGAACGTGTCGAAAAACGCACCTGTGCCTGGCTTTTTCCTCTGGCCCAAATGCTCCTGCAAAATTCTCCCAACAAAGAACCACACTTCCGCTGGCTAGCCCAAAGACGTATCGCCGAAAGTGCTTCGATAGAGGAATTTGTCAACGAATCACTCAAGCTCTGGCAACAGCATCACGAAGAAAAGCATCACATAGCCCCCTTTGAACATGTTAAAAGCGTTCTCAGTGATCATTTTGAGTTTGTGGAAGAAATCCGCGTCCCCTATCTCTTCCGCTACTTTGCCGAGTTTTTGCCTGATACTGCCAGTGGTGGCGAGAAGCTATCCGATCTAGCACACTGGGAAGCAGCTCTAGCTGAGACCGGCGCCATAGCCCCAGTGGGTGTGCGCATGATTGCCAAACGCCTCAAAAAGTAG
- a CDS encoding O-acetyl-ADP-ribose deacetylase, whose translation MTIQIKQGDITKEDVDAIVNAANSSLLGGGGVDGAIHRAGGPQILAECLKIVAMQGRCAPGEAVITSGGKLKARHVIHTVGPIWRNGQTNEDVILARAYTNSLELASDYELSTIAFPSISTGAYGYPVELAAKVALESISRFLQKQSTVQSVTMVLFDQQTLKAYQTALQLLQ comes from the coding sequence ATGACCATACAAATCAAACAAGGCGACATCACTAAAGAGGATGTAGATGCCATTGTCAATGCCGCCAACAGCTCACTACTGGGCGGTGGTGGCGTGGACGGTGCCATCCACCGAGCCGGTGGACCGCAAATTTTGGCAGAGTGCCTCAAGATAGTAGCTATGCAAGGACGCTGCGCCCCGGGCGAAGCCGTCATCACCAGTGGTGGCAAACTAAAAGCGCGCCACGTAATCCATACAGTCGGTCCAATCTGGCGCAACGGCCAAACCAACGAGGATGTAATTTTAGCCAGAGCCTATACCAATAGCCTTGAGCTGGCCAGTGACTATGAGCTGAGCACCATAGCCTTCCCGTCAATCTCTACCGGCGCCTATGGCTATCCAGTCGAGTTGGCAGCAAAAGTAGCACTAGAGTCGATCTCGCGATTTTTGCAAAAGCAAAGCACCGTACAGTCAGTGACAATGGTCTTATTTGATCAACAAACACTCAAAGCCTATCAGACCGCGCTGCAGCTGCTGCAATAA
- a CDS encoding MBL fold metallo-hydrolase: MEISFFGAANEVTGSCYVVKTDKARFLVDCGMFQGGRRLELHNRIPAAIQPKNLDAVILTHGHLDHCGRLPLLVASGYRGPIYATPGTIDIAIIILEDAASIQEHDTARENRKRIRAGLSRLEPLFDQSDVEHVVSQFKAVPYDKTFDLATGVSARFVEAGHILGSASVELFALEGSATKKVVFSGDLGQYNMPLMKDPSHIEDADVVLMESTYGDRDHRSIDDTVREFQEIIRDAIDHGGKVLIPVFAVGRVQLILYYLAQMFRDKLIPSMPIYLDSPMAIAASQTYLDYASDMDGEAKQLVKSGQLRRDLSSLVTVESAEESMRLNSVQGPCIILAGAGMCNAGRILHHLKHNLFSPKCYVVIVGYQARGSLGRMLVDKEPKVKIFGETIAVNAKVSGLGGFSAHGGQTDLLRWLAPMAISKPKIILTHGESQPMQELAYQIKKRYGVTVQMPKMFETIIV; the protein is encoded by the coding sequence GTGGAAATTAGTTTTTTTGGTGCGGCAAACGAAGTCACTGGTTCCTGCTACGTAGTAAAAACAGATAAGGCACGCTTTTTAGTCGATTGTGGCATGTTTCAGGGAGGACGCCGGCTGGAATTACACAACCGTATTCCAGCTGCTATTCAGCCCAAAAATCTAGATGCTGTAATCCTCACTCACGGTCATCTTGATCATTGTGGTCGTTTGCCTCTGCTTGTGGCGAGCGGCTATCGTGGACCTATTTATGCTACTCCTGGCACAATCGATATTGCCATAATTATTCTTGAGGACGCTGCCTCCATACAGGAGCATGATACTGCCAGAGAAAACCGTAAGCGTATAAGAGCCGGTCTTAGCCGGCTGGAGCCGCTCTTTGATCAGAGCGATGTGGAGCATGTGGTATCTCAGTTTAAAGCTGTGCCTTATGACAAGACATTTGATCTTGCTACTGGCGTCAGCGCTCGCTTTGTCGAAGCCGGTCATATCCTGGGCTCCGCCAGTGTCGAGCTTTTTGCCTTAGAAGGCAGTGCTACTAAAAAAGTGGTATTTAGTGGCGACCTCGGTCAGTACAATATGCCCTTAATGAAAGATCCGAGCCATATTGAAGATGCTGATGTGGTCCTGATGGAGTCCACTTATGGGGATAGAGATCACCGCTCTATCGACGACACTGTAAGAGAGTTTCAGGAGATAATCCGGGATGCTATTGATCATGGCGGCAAAGTGCTAATTCCGGTCTTTGCTGTTGGTCGTGTGCAGCTCATTCTCTATTATCTTGCTCAGATGTTCAGAGATAAATTGATCCCGTCCATGCCGATTTATCTCGATAGTCCCATGGCTATTGCTGCCAGTCAAACCTATCTTGATTATGCTAGCGACATGGACGGCGAGGCGAAACAACTGGTCAAATCTGGTCAATTGCGGCGAGATTTATCCAGTCTCGTCACAGTAGAAAGCGCTGAAGAATCAATGCGACTAAACTCTGTCCAGGGTCCCTGTATCATTCTGGCTGGCGCTGGTATGTGCAATGCCGGGCGAATTCTGCATCATCTAAAGCACAATCTCTTCAGTCCTAAATGCTATGTTGTCATCGTCGGCTATCAAGCCAGAGGTTCACTTGGTCGCATGCTGGTAGATAAAGAGCCCAAAGTCAAAATCTTTGGCGAGACCATCGCTGTCAATGCCAAAGTGAGTGGACTCGGTGGCTTTAGTGCTCACGGAGGACAAACAGATCTTTTGCGCTGGCTTGCACCCATGGCTATATCCAAGCCCAAAATCATTCTCACCCACGGCGAGAGTCAGCCCATGCAAGAGTTGGCTTATCAAATCAAAAAACGTTATGGTGTAACTGTGCAAATGCCCAAAATGTTTGAGACTATTATTGTTTGA
- a CDS encoding Glu/Leu/Phe/Val dehydrogenase, giving the protein MECETEHFLGAQRQLDEIAEEMGLDRELHERLRYPKRALIVTVPVRMDDGSVKSFTGYRVHHDVTLGPAKGGIRFHPEVNLGEVSCLAMLMTWKCALMGLPYGGAKGGIRVEPWNLSMSENERLTRRYTSEIINLLGPDKDIPAPDMYTNEQTMAWIMDTYSINVGHTVPSVVTGKPVSIGGSFGRTEATGRGVAYCVRRAASHFGIKGDSPSVVVQGFGNVGSITAKLLHQAGYKIVGVSDVHGGIYNEKGLDIPRLLAYVSEMGKVEGFNGSQAVGNKELLELPCDILVPAALGGQITAENADKLNCKIIVEGANGPTTPEADVILHDKGVIVVPDILANAGGVTVSYFEWVQGMMHLFWSEDEVNQRLEQIMGRACDQVLELSTKSKLRPRMAALRIGVSRIAEAKRLRGLYP; this is encoded by the coding sequence ATGGAATGTGAAACAGAGCACTTTTTAGGAGCTCAACGTCAACTCGACGAAATCGCCGAAGAGATGGGGCTTGATAGAGAGCTGCACGAACGTCTCAGATATCCCAAACGAGCGCTGATTGTGACAGTGCCTGTGCGCATGGATGATGGCTCGGTAAAATCATTTACCGGTTATCGCGTGCACCATGATGTCACCCTCGGACCCGCCAAAGGCGGCATTCGCTTCCACCCAGAAGTAAACCTGGGCGAAGTATCCTGCCTGGCTATGCTGATGACCTGGAAATGCGCTTTGATGGGACTACCTTATGGTGGTGCTAAAGGCGGCATCAGAGTAGAGCCCTGGAATCTTTCAATGTCCGAAAACGAGCGCCTGACCAGACGCTACACATCGGAAATCATCAACTTGCTGGGACCAGACAAAGATATCCCCGCACCAGACATGTATACCAATGAGCAGACCATGGCCTGGATCATGGATACATACAGTATTAACGTCGGTCACACTGTACCTTCTGTGGTCACTGGCAAACCAGTCTCCATCGGCGGTTCGTTTGGTCGCACCGAAGCTACCGGTCGCGGTGTTGCTTATTGCGTCAGACGTGCAGCATCACATTTTGGTATCAAAGGTGACTCACCTTCAGTGGTAGTCCAGGGCTTTGGTAACGTCGGCTCAATCACAGCAAAACTGTTGCATCAAGCCGGTTACAAAATCGTTGGTGTCTCCGATGTTCACGGCGGCATCTACAACGAAAAAGGTCTGGATATCCCAAGACTTCTCGCTTATGTTTCAGAAATGGGCAAAGTAGAAGGCTTCAATGGCTCACAAGCAGTTGGCAACAAAGAACTGCTGGAGCTGCCTTGCGACATCCTGGTGCCTGCTGCTCTCGGTGGTCAAATCACCGCAGAAAACGCTGACAAGCTTAATTGCAAAATCATCGTAGAAGGCGCCAACGGCCCCACCACACCTGAAGCCGATGTGATCTTGCATGACAAAGGCGTGATTGTAGTGCCCGATATCCTCGCGAACGCTGGTGGTGTAACTGTCAGCTACTTCGAATGGGTACAGGGTATGATGCACCTCTTCTGGAGCGAAGACGAAGTCAATCAGCGTCTTGAGCAAATCATGGGTAGAGCCTGTGATCAAGTGCTAGAGCTGTCCACTAAGAGCAAGCTCAGACCCCGTATGGCGGCACTCCGCATTGGTGTTTCGCGTATTGCCGAAGCCAAGCGCTTGCGCGGTCTTTATCCATAA
- the mutM gene encoding bifunctional DNA-formamidopyrimidine glycosylase/DNA-(apurinic or apyrimidinic site) lyase codes for MPELPEVETVARGLDRVLPGDAIASVEILRNTSIGTDIVQFASDLVGHCFKSVRRRGKYILIDFDNRAGLVCHLRMSGRLLVRPGAKAQDMRFLRVRIKLKSGRQLHFEDMRVFGRLWYKPVDMTFEQIVPTLAELGVEPLDDLTAKFLLAAFAGKQQAIKTALLDQRIIAGVGNIYADEALFLAGIHPQVAAGAVKIKKLQSLVETIKSVLASGIASGGSTLRDYVNSEGVNGNYQNQAWVYGREDEPCRNCGREIVRIKVNGRSSHFCPGCQKKR; via the coding sequence ATGCCTGAATTACCTGAAGTCGAAACTGTTGCTCGCGGACTTGATCGGGTGCTGCCCGGTGACGCTATAGCCAGTGTAGAGATTTTGCGCAATACCTCAATTGGCACCGATATTGTTCAGTTTGCATCCGATCTGGTCGGGCACTGTTTTAAATCTGTGCGGCGGCGCGGCAAATATATCTTGATCGATTTTGATAACCGAGCCGGTCTTGTCTGTCACCTGCGTATGTCCGGGCGCCTCCTAGTCAGACCGGGTGCCAAGGCTCAGGATATGCGCTTTTTGCGTGTGCGCATCAAGCTCAAAAGCGGACGCCAACTGCACTTTGAGGATATGCGCGTTTTTGGTCGACTGTGGTATAAGCCAGTCGATATGACCTTTGAGCAGATTGTACCCACACTGGCAGAGCTGGGGGTGGAGCCTCTCGATGATCTAACTGCCAAATTTTTACTGGCTGCTTTTGCCGGTAAGCAACAAGCCATAAAAACTGCCTTGCTAGACCAGCGTATCATCGCCGGTGTCGGCAATATCTATGCCGATGAGGCTCTGTTTTTGGCTGGTATACATCCTCAGGTAGCCGCAGGCGCAGTCAAAATCAAAAAACTCCAAAGCCTGGTGGAGACAATCAAGAGCGTCCTTGCTAGTGGTATCGCTAGCGGTGGCTCAACTTTGCGCGATTATGTTAATAGCGAAGGCGTCAATGGTAATTATCAAAATCAAGCCTGGGTTTATGGTCGCGAGGATGAGCCCTGCCGCAATTGTGGACGTGAAATAGTGCGCATCAAAGTCAATGGTCGCTCCAGCCATTTTTGTCCGGGCTGTCAAAAAAAGCGCTGA